TATTGCTGATGGGGGGATTTTAGCGTAATGTTTTGTTTATCAATTTGATTGAATTCAATGGCGATAAATCAAACACCCATTAAAGTTGGCGCGCTTGCCTAATAATATGAAAATGAAAGTGATCGACTTACATGCTATTTCCGTCATACTAGAGATGACCGAAGTGTTTGTAGGTCGATCATTTAATGTATGATCGTTACTTTTTTTCTTAGCCATTTAAATTTATCTAAAGCCGAGGAGGATACATGCGTTTTAGATACGCTTTTTGCTTGTATCTTATATAATAGGAAAAAAGATACTTTAAGGGGTGGGCATATGGTCATTAAGAGAGCTTGGTGGAAAGAGGCAGTTGGTTATCAGATCTATCCAGCTAGTTTCATGGATACAAATAGCGATGGCATTGGAGATATCAATGGTATCCGCTCAAAACTTCATTATCTCAAAGAGCTAGGGATCGGTTTCATCTGGATCACGCCAATTTATGAGTCGCCTAATGTTGATAATGGGTACGATATCAGTGACTATCAAAACATCTTAGCAACGTTTGGAACGATGGAAGAATTTGATTTACTATTGAAAGAAGCGCATGAGTATGGCATTAAAATAATTATGGATTTAGTGATCAATCATACATCAAATCAGCATCCTTGGTTTATTGAATCTAGGTCATCTGTAAAAGACGATTTTAGAGACTACTATATTTGGGCAGATGGTTCGATCGATGGACCGCCCAATGACTGGGTATCTATTTTTGGTGGCTCTGCTTGGGAATACGATGAATTGACGGATCAATATTATCTTCATGTTTTTGCCAAGGAGCAGCCAGATCTAAATTGGGAAAATCCGCAGGTAAAGCGGGCACTTTTTTCAATGATCGATTGGTGGCTTGATAAAGGAATCGATGGTTTTCGTGTGGATGCTATTTCTCATATAAAAAAAGCACCGTTAGAAACTTCCTCAATCAATGATCCGTTTGCTTCATTTAAAAATGTTCCAGGAATTGAGGCTCATTTGGAAGAGTTGAGGGATATCTTTAAAAAGCGGGATATTTTGACTGTTGGCGAAGCCAATGGTGTCAGTGCAGCTGAAGCAGATCAGTGGGTTGGAGAAACAGAAGGCTATTTCAATATGTTGTTTGAGTTTGACCATATTGCTTTGTGGAATAAGGGCGAGCAAGAAGGGTTCGATGTTGTTCAATTTAAACAGGCAATCACTATATGGCAGGAGGCTTTAGCAGAAGGCAAAGGCTGGAATGCTCTTTATATGGAGAATCACGACCTGCCTCGTTCAGTCTCTAGTTTTGGTAGTGAAGAGATCGTTTTTTGGCAAGCATCTGCTAAGGCTTTGGCGTTAACATTTCTCTTATTGCAAGGTACTCCTTTTATCTATCAGGGACAAGAGATTGGGATGACCAATATGCCATTTGCCTCGATTGCTGAGATTGATGCAGTGGATACTAAAAATTTTTACTATGAAATGCTTAATACTGGACTTGCCCCGGAAAAAGCGATGGATGTGATTCGCCGAACAGCTAGAGATAATTCAAGAACACCGATGCAGTGGACCGCAGAAGAATATGCTGGTTTTTCAAGAAAGAAACCTTGGATGGTGATTAATCCTAATAAAAGGAGAATCAATGTGCTAGATGAACTAGCTGATCCAGACTCTGTGTTGAACTTCTACAAAGCGGTTATTCAATTGAGAAATGAAAATGAGGCATTGATTTATGGGAGCTATAAGCTATACTTACCTGAGCATCCTCAGTTATTTGTATATGGACGGCGTTTAGGCGAAAAACGATTTGTCATTATCATCAACCTATCAAAAGAGTTTGCTTCTGCAGATTTACCAGAAAATGTTCAGATCGAGGACTGGGACTTAAAAGTTTGTAATCTGAATAATCATGTTATCCACCAACACACGATTTTTGCTCCCTATGAGGCTAGAGTCTATCAGTACAAAAATAAATAATACAGGCAGTATGAGGGCGTGATAAACAGTCATCGTGGGCGGTTCCCGCGGATGTTTGTCACAGCTCTCTTGTTTTAGTCCAGCAGGTACGCACCTATAAAATAAGAATAGTAAGAATTTTTTGTTTTTTTTCGGAAATTGCCAACTTTTCATTGCTTTTTTTTTCTAGGTGGCGTAACTTTAAAGATATAAATTTTGAAAATGAGGGATACAGTATGAGAAATTTTGAGAAATCTAGCAAGCTTGATGGTGTAAGTTATGACGTGCGCGGCCCAGTCTTAGAAGAAGCCGACAGAATGCATGAAGAAGGCATTCGTATTTTGAAACTTAATACTGGCAATCCCGCTCCCTTTGGTTTTGATGCCCCGAATGAAGTTGTTCGCGATATGATCATGAATGTTCGTAATTCAGAAGGTTATTCTGATTCAAAAGGTATTTTTTCAGCTCGAAAAGCAATTGAACAATACTGCCAAGTCAAAGGCTTTCCTAATGTGACGATCAATGATATTTACACTGGTAATGGCGTCAGTGAACTGATTTCAATGTGCATGCAAGGATTATTGAATAATGGTGATGAAGTTTTAGTACCAATGCCGGATTATCCATTATGGACAGCCTCAATTTCATTGGCTGGTGGAAATCCTGTTCATTATATTTGTGATGAACAAGCAGAATGGTATCCAGACATTGATGATATCAAAGCGAAAGTAACAACGAATACAAAAGCGATTGTATTGATCAATCCGAATAATCCGACAGGAGCGTTGTATCCAAAGGAAATTCTTGAACAGATCGTTGAAATAGCAAGACAAAACGATTTGATCATCTTCTCTGATGAAATCTATGATCGTCTGGTTATGGACGGATTAACCCATATTCCAATTGCCACTCTGGCACCAGATTTGTTTGTTGTCACTTTAAACGGATTATCTAAATCACATAGAGTTGCAGGATTCCGTTGCGGTTGGATGGTGCTTAGTGGAAACAAAAAACATGTGAAAGGCTACATTGAAGGATTGAATATGCTGGCATCCATGCGTTTATGTTCAAACGTCTTATCACAACAAATTATCCAAACAGCTTTAGGCGGTTATCAAAGTGTTGATGATTTATTATTGCCAGGCGGAAGAATCTATGAGCAACGGGAATATATTTACAATGCAATCAATGATATTCCTGGACTTTCAGCTGTTAAGCCTAAAGCGGCTTTTTATATATTTCCTAAAATCGATACCGCGCGTTTTAATATCTACGATGATGAAAAATTCGTTTTAGATTTCTTGCATGAGCATCATATATTACTTGTCCACGGTGGCGGCTTTAATTGGACACAACCGGATCATTTTAGAATCGTTTATCTGCCTAAAATGGAAGACTTGAAATTTACCACTGAAAAAATGCGCCAATTTTTAAGTACCTACAAACAAAAATAAGCAAAGCACTTTTAAATAAAAAGAGTGACTCAAAACGAAAAAGTTTTGGGTCACTCTCATTTTAAGAAAGTAGCGTCAGAAATTATTCTGAGGCTTGACAATCTTTTTTACTAATTACCATACGATTTGTATATTTTTCTTCCATGTCCGGACTTGGATCCGAAACAACTACTAAATAAGCATTTTCATATTCTTTTTCAACGTAGCCGCTATAACTACTTTTGTCCCAACTAAAACTAATTCGTTTCTCCTGTGTCATGAATAACACCCCTTATTTGCAAAGCAAAATTATTTTCAATCGTCTCGGTTTAGTAATAGGTAATGTTCTTGCAGTATATTATGCAATAAAGTACAATAAATGCATAATGCGAATTCGCATATTTTGAGTTGTTTATAAAATAAAAATCATTTTTAATAGATTATTGAAATAGGCTTAGGAGTGAAGGCATGGATTCTTTTGGAGCGGTTATTAAAGAAATTCGTAAGAATAGAAAATTAACACAAAAAATGTTATCAGAAGATATCTGCTCACAAAGTGTCTTGAGTAGGATCGAAAACAATGAAGAGTTGCCCAATGTGGTAGTGATGCAGCAAATTTGTCAGCGTTTAGGCGTAACGATGGATCAAATCATGCAGTTTAAGTCAGAAGAAGTCCGTCTGATCACTCAAATATTTGAAAAAATAGCTGATTACTTTCGCCATAAAGAATATCTTAAAATAATGCATTACATGAGAGATACCCAAATTGAAGAACGATTACATTTGGATACGGATTGGCAGCGCTATTATTATTATCTAGGTAGTTGTAAATTTTATTTATGTAGTGATTATGAACAGGCAATACTTGACTTGAAAAAGGGGCTTTCCTATACTTATCAGGCAAATAAAGAGAACTTATCTGACTTTGAAATACAAGTCATCAGTTGTATCGGTAGTACCTATAGTAGTATTGGGAAAATTGTCGAAGCGGAGAAATATCTGAAATTAAGTATTCATTATTTTCATAAATTACCCAATGAACGCGTCACTGCTGAGTTAACAAAGATTTTTTATAATTATTCTAAATTTTTGACGGATCAAAAACGGCTGGAAGAAGCGCAAATCTATATTGACCAAGGGATTGTTTGGTCAAGACATAGAAATAGCTATTATTATCTAAGTGAATTATTTCAATTGAAGAGTCAATTGTTGGTCGTCAAAGGATGTTCAGAGAAAGCTGCTGAATATCTAATTTTATCTGAACAAATCCAGCGTATCGAAACGATTAAAATTTAAAGAAAGTTCAGTAAATATTTTTTAGAAAAGGTCTACACCATTCTTGACTTTAACTGATTTTAAGAGTAGGTTTAAAGTAGAAAATTAAAGAAAGAAGGATGAAGATGAGAACGTTTATCTTTGCAGAAAAGTTCTTTTTAAAAAGCGATGTAAAAGGACCGGGATATTTAGAAATTACAGATGGCTTATTTGGAGACTTTTATAAAGAAGTACCAGCAAGTGATGCTAAAGTGATTAATGAAGAAGGAAAATGGATTGCGCCGGGCTTGGTAGATACTCATATTCATGGCTATATGAACCATGATGTGATGGATAGTGATGCAGAAGGCTTGAAAGTTATGTCAGAAGGCTTGTTATCTTGCGGTGTTACATCATTTTTACCTACAACATTGACTTCAAGTAAAGAGCGCTTAAAAGATGTTGCAAAAACAATCGGTGAGGTATATCAAGAAGTTCCAGGTGCTAAAGTGCAAGGGATTTACTTTGAAGGACCATTTTTCACGGAAGAACATAAAGGTGCTCAAAATCCAAGTTATTTCAGCGATCCAGATCTTGCGACATTCAATGAATGGCAGGAAGCTTCAGGTGGTTTGATCAAAAAAATTGCCTTAGCTCCAGAGCGTAAAGGAGTTAAAGACTTTGTCAAAGCTGTTACGGATGAAGGTGTGGTTGTGGCTTTAGGGCATAGTGATGCAACGCTAGAACAAGCGACAGATGCAGTAGAAGCCGGGGCGAGTGTTTTTGTTCATGCATACAACGGCATGCGCGGACTTAACCACCGTGAACCTGGGATGGTTGGTGCATTGATGTCATTAAACCATGTGTTCTCTGAATTGATTTGTGATGGTCATCATGTACATCCAAATGCTGCAGATATTTTAATGGAAAAAGCTGGACATGATCATGTAGCATTGATTACTGACTGTATGATGGCCGGCGGCATGCCGGACGGAAATTACAACTTAGGTGAATTCCCAGTTGTCGTAAAAGATGGAACGGCTCGCTTAGAGTCTGGTAATTTAGCTGGCAGTATCTTGAAATTAAAAGAAGCAATCAAAAATGTTGTTGACTGGGAAATCGCGACACCAGAACAAGCTATTATGATGGCAAC
The Enterococcus silesiacus DNA segment above includes these coding regions:
- a CDS encoding N-acetylglucosamine-6-phosphate deacetylase yields the protein MRTFIFAEKFFLKSDVKGPGYLEITDGLFGDFYKEVPASDAKVINEEGKWIAPGLVDTHIHGYMNHDVMDSDAEGLKVMSEGLLSCGVTSFLPTTLTSSKERLKDVAKTIGEVYQEVPGAKVQGIYFEGPFFTEEHKGAQNPSYFSDPDLATFNEWQEASGGLIKKIALAPERKGVKDFVKAVTDEGVVVALGHSDATLEQATDAVEAGASVFVHAYNGMRGLNHREPGMVGALMSLNHVFSELICDGHHVHPNAADILMEKAGHDHVALITDCMMAGGMPDGNYNLGEFPVVVKDGTARLESGNLAGSILKLKEAIKNVVDWEIATPEQAIMMATLVPAVSCKIEDKCGMIANGRDADFIVLNPSMELEATYLDGVERYRA
- a CDS encoding aminotransferase (broad specificity; family IV; in Corynebacterium glutamicum this protein can use glutamate, 2-aminobutyrate, and aspartate as amino donors and pyruvate as the acceptor), whose product is MRNFEKSSKLDGVSYDVRGPVLEEADRMHEEGIRILKLNTGNPAPFGFDAPNEVVRDMIMNVRNSEGYSDSKGIFSARKAIEQYCQVKGFPNVTINDIYTGNGVSELISMCMQGLLNNGDEVLVPMPDYPLWTASISLAGGNPVHYICDEQAEWYPDIDDIKAKVTTNTKAIVLINPNNPTGALYPKEILEQIVEIARQNDLIIFSDEIYDRLVMDGLTHIPIATLAPDLFVVTLNGLSKSHRVAGFRCGWMVLSGNKKHVKGYIEGLNMLASMRLCSNVLSQQIIQTALGGYQSVDDLLLPGGRIYEQREYIYNAINDIPGLSAVKPKAAFYIFPKIDTARFNIYDDEKFVLDFLHEHHILLVHGGGFNWTQPDHFRIVYLPKMEDLKFTTEKMRQFLSTYKQK
- a CDS encoding Cro/Cl family transcriptional regulator: MDSFGAVIKEIRKNRKLTQKMLSEDICSQSVLSRIENNEELPNVVVMQQICQRLGVTMDQIMQFKSEEVRLITQIFEKIADYFRHKEYLKIMHYMRDTQIEERLHLDTDWQRYYYYLGSCKFYLCSDYEQAILDLKKGLSYTYQANKENLSDFEIQVISCIGSTYSSIGKIVEAEKYLKLSIHYFHKLPNERVTAELTKIFYNYSKFLTDQKRLEEAQIYIDQGIVWSRHRNSYYYLSELFQLKSQLLVVKGCSEKAAEYLILSEQIQRIETIKI
- a CDS encoding glucohydrolase: MVIKRAWWKEAVGYQIYPASFMDTNSDGIGDINGIRSKLHYLKELGIGFIWITPIYESPNVDNGYDISDYQNILATFGTMEEFDLLLKEAHEYGIKIIMDLVINHTSNQHPWFIESRSSVKDDFRDYYIWADGSIDGPPNDWVSIFGGSAWEYDELTDQYYLHVFAKEQPDLNWENPQVKRALFSMIDWWLDKGIDGFRVDAISHIKKAPLETSSINDPFASFKNVPGIEAHLEELRDIFKKRDILTVGEANGVSAAEADQWVGETEGYFNMLFEFDHIALWNKGEQEGFDVVQFKQAITIWQEALAEGKGWNALYMENHDLPRSVSSFGSEEIVFWQASAKALALTFLLLQGTPFIYQGQEIGMTNMPFASIAEIDAVDTKNFYYEMLNTGLAPEKAMDVIRRTARDNSRTPMQWTAEEYAGFSRKKPWMVINPNKRRINVLDELADPDSVLNFYKAVIQLRNENEALIYGSYKLYLPEHPQLFVYGRRLGEKRFVIIINLSKEFASADLPENVQIEDWDLKVCNLNNHVIHQHTIFAPYEARVYQYKNK